A window of Diospyros lotus cultivar Yz01 chromosome 14, ASM1463336v1, whole genome shotgun sequence contains these coding sequences:
- the LOC127790661 gene encoding carbonic anhydrase 2-like, giving the protein MADQPSNVAAVAGGIKKLLREEEDLQGGEDQTTKTTTEVVDESPFDPIERIKEGFNHFKINEYDKYPEYFEKLKEGQSPKFLVFACSDSRVSPSRILNFKPGEAFMARNIANMVPAFNQVRYSGVGAIIEYSVGVLEVETILVIGHSKCGGIKALLDLPDDGAVSNDFVDDWVKIGLPAKAKVKAEFGDKCLDEQQMHLEKEAVNLSLLNLLSYPYVQEGVARRNLKLMGGYYDFIQGTFELWGFKLEVMPPLTI; this is encoded by the exons ATGGCTGATCAGCCTTCAAACGTAGCAGCAGTTGCAGGAGGAATCAAGAAACTCCTCAG AGAGGAAGAAGATCTGCAAGGTGGAGAGGACCAGACAACGAAAACTACAACAGAAGTGGTGGATGAGTCCCCATTTGACCCAATTGAAAGGATTAAAGAGGGATTCAATCACTTCAAGATCAATGAATATGA CAAGTATCCAGAGTACTTCGAGAAGCTTAAAGAAGGCCAGTCTCCCAAA TTTCTGGTTTTTGCCTGCTCCGACTCAAGGGTTTCACCTTCTCGCATTCTAAACTTCAAGCCAGGAGAAGCCTTCATGGCCCGAAACATCGCTAACATGGTTCCCGCATTTAACCAG GTCAGATACTCTGGAGTAGGGGCAATCATTGAATACTCTGTGGGGGTTCTAGAG GTGGAGACCATTTTGGTCATAGGGCACAGCAAATGTGGAGGCATTAAAGCACTTTTGGACCTCCCAGATGATGGGGCAGTTTCTAA TGACTTCGTAGATGACTGGGTCAAAATTGGTTTACCAGCCAAAGCCAAAGTGAAGGCAGAATTTGGGGATAAGTGTCTTGATGAACAACAAATGCATTTGGAAAAG GAGGCAGTGAATTTGTCACTATTGAACCTACTCAGTTATCCTTATGTTCAAGAAGGGGTGGCTCGGAGAAATCTGAAATTGATGGGCGGATACTATGACTTTATTCAAGGAACATTTGAGCTATGGGGATTCAAGTTGGAGGTTATGCCCCCTCTCACAATCTGA
- the LOC127790666 gene encoding uncharacterized protein LOC127790666 — translation MGRIFGHRDGWNVISKRLRLLRKRSFCTSNSNNEKKGDGSVSTYDDAYHQLDKLDFMTASKILFTTPPKKKKFGIDFHLVQFFFACMPSLAVYLVAQYARYEMRKMEAELELKKQAEEEAKAKEMELNASEEKEAGPDPEILDVRMRLDKMEAAVKEIVAQSKKQSGSTSTENQNIDGAKGHHTTSPEQSDNPSRSDPIVPTAAKDHS, via the exons ATGGGAAGAATATTTGGCCATAGAGATGGTTGGAACGTAATATCAAAGCGATTGAGGCTTCTCCGCAAGAGATCCTTTTGCACAAGTAACAGCAACAACGAGAAGAAAGGTGATGGGTCTGTGAGCACTTATGACGACGCTTATCATCAGCTTGACAAGCTTGACTTCATGACTGCCTCTAAGATTCTCTTCACCACTCCTCCGAAGAAGAAAAAGTTTGG GATTGATTTTCATCTTGTACAATTCTTCTTTGCCTGCATGCCTTCATTGG CTGTGTATTTGGTGGCTCAATATGCTCGCTatgaaatgagaaaaatggaGGCG GAATTGGAGCTGAAAAAGCAAGCTGAAGAAGAGGCAAAAGCAAAAGAGATGGAATTAAACGCTtctgaagaaaaagaagcaggtCCTGATCCAGAGATTTTGGACGTAAGGATGAGACTGGATAAAATGGAGGCGGCTGTAAAGGAAATTGTGGCTCAATCAAAGAAACAATCAGGTAGCACATCAACTGAAAACCAAAATATTGATGGCGCAAAGGGACATCATACAACTTCTCCTGAACAAAGTGACAATCCAAGTAGATCAGATCCAATTGTTCCTACTGCAGCAAAAGACCATAGTTAA